The Neobacillus sp. OS1-2 genome includes a window with the following:
- a CDS encoding YheC/YheD family protein, with translation MITHNFSPLIGIMTSQKADGGIAGNGLLFTELQKKLISLNGISFVFIPEAAGEEYIIGYVYSPEDNRWHKKRFPYPDLVYNRIPFRKSEQNDQSQNFFSILRKKDVPFFNPCFIDKYELFQLLKSHDHLKQYLPQTILVDHKKKLFSFFTKYQEIYLKPRQSSKGKGIFRLRKKGSSRIELEGVNRQESYKSFHHFWDHWNKLLLEKNYLAQEEIRSAEYEGARFDFRILAHGNHNDYVLTGVGIRQSQEQAVTTHIPAGGRLLPYKLLQTSEHDQFFQTIVPQIGNALSKQFGYFGEFSIDAGISKTGQYYIYEVNSKPMSFDESEIEEGKIEQLCQLFLQLTGFQK, from the coding sequence ATGATAACACATAACTTTTCACCTTTGATTGGCATTATGACATCGCAGAAAGCCGATGGCGGCATCGCAGGGAACGGCCTCCTTTTTACAGAATTGCAAAAAAAGCTTATTTCATTAAATGGAATAAGCTTTGTCTTTATTCCTGAGGCCGCTGGGGAAGAGTATATTATTGGTTATGTATATTCCCCAGAAGACAATCGGTGGCATAAGAAACGATTCCCCTATCCTGATCTTGTTTACAATCGGATTCCTTTTCGAAAATCAGAGCAGAACGACCAAAGTCAGAACTTTTTTTCAATCTTAAGAAAAAAAGATGTCCCCTTTTTCAACCCATGTTTTATCGATAAATATGAACTATTTCAATTGTTGAAAAGCCATGATCATCTTAAGCAATACTTGCCGCAAACAATCCTTGTCGACCATAAAAAGAAGTTGTTTTCTTTTTTTACCAAATATCAAGAAATTTACTTAAAGCCACGGCAATCTTCGAAAGGGAAAGGGATTTTTCGTTTAAGGAAAAAGGGTTCTTCTCGAATTGAATTAGAAGGAGTTAATAGGCAAGAAAGCTACAAATCGTTCCACCACTTTTGGGATCACTGGAACAAGTTGCTTCTTGAAAAAAACTACCTAGCGCAGGAGGAGATTAGATCTGCAGAGTATGAAGGAGCACGTTTTGACTTTCGAATCCTGGCACATGGAAACCACAATGATTACGTTTTAACAGGTGTCGGCATTAGGCAGTCACAAGAACAGGCGGTTACTACCCATATCCCTGCAGGCGGAAGACTTCTCCCCTATAAACTCCTGCAAACAAGCGAGCATGACCAGTTTTTTCAAACCATTGTCCCCCAAATTGGCAATGCCCTTTCAAAGCAGTTCGGTTATTTCGGTGAATTTTCAATCGACGCCGGCATAAGTAAAACAGGTCAATATTATATTTATGAAGTAAATTCAAAACCGATGAGCTTTGATGAATCGGAGATTGAAGAAGGGAAAATCGAGCAGCTTTGCCAATTATTCCTTCAGTTAACGGGTTTTCAGAAATGA
- a CDS encoding YheE family protein → MLMHFQFKPLFENKNIPGWNFSFYHKKQRYTGVYHQTGKIEWTANTPEQEDIEALTSQVHELMLFHVYE, encoded by the coding sequence ATGCTCATGCACTTCCAATTCAAGCCATTATTTGAAAACAAAAATATTCCAGGCTGGAATTTTTCCTTTTATCATAAAAAGCAAAGGTATACAGGGGTCTACCACCAAACGGGGAAAATTGAATGGACTGCAAATACACCTGAACAAGAAGATATCGAGGCATTAACAAGCCAAGTTCATGAATTAATGCTATTCCATGTTTATGAATAA
- a CDS encoding helix-turn-helix domain-containing protein: MLKKLVALYKNSILFSTRPIQPSEQFYYFHSEAENEWIGIPKTDVSEKELRLLTALYRLEALQVPKASTMEKAWYDFLFIHAPVPLTHSETFIRLIQFDINGNDVNQGEIESALKGFFTEDVIIIWENGRRGIVIEEKKHISLTEEEFILMSETLASDFYVKISFFIGKINLLSEQLRSKFLLEKEYFSFAMTKLSNPSIFNFERVFPAYLAHFLPNELNTRGSQEIVWVFHDDPELFTTIKVFLENNLNASMTAKKLYIHRNTLQYRLDKFTEKTGIGLKDFYGAFTVFFACLLFENQLAE; the protein is encoded by the coding sequence TTGCTGAAAAAATTAGTAGCTCTATATAAAAATTCTATCCTGTTTTCCACTCGCCCGATTCAACCATCTGAACAATTTTATTACTTCCATAGTGAGGCCGAGAATGAATGGATTGGCATTCCTAAAACGGATGTAAGTGAAAAAGAATTACGGCTGCTTACAGCCCTTTACAGATTAGAGGCATTACAGGTACCCAAAGCCTCCACCATGGAAAAAGCCTGGTATGACTTTTTATTTATACATGCCCCTGTCCCATTAACACATAGCGAAACATTTATACGATTGATTCAGTTCGATATAAACGGTAATGATGTTAATCAAGGGGAAATCGAATCTGCCCTAAAAGGATTTTTCACAGAAGATGTCATTATTATTTGGGAGAATGGCAGACGGGGAATAGTTATTGAGGAGAAAAAGCATATTTCACTTACTGAGGAAGAATTCATTTTAATGTCAGAAACATTGGCAAGTGACTTTTATGTAAAAATATCCTTTTTTATTGGAAAGATTAATCTCCTTTCAGAACAGCTTCGCTCAAAATTTCTATTAGAAAAGGAATATTTTTCTTTCGCTATGACAAAACTTAGCAATCCGAGTATTTTTAACTTCGAACGGGTGTTCCCTGCCTATCTGGCACATTTCTTGCCAAATGAATTGAACACAAGGGGGAGCCAAGAGATCGTTTGGGTATTTCATGATGATCCTGAACTGTTTACGACAATCAAGGTGTTTCTGGAAAATAATTTAAATGCCAGTATGACGGCGAAAAAATTGTATATTCACCGCAACACACTCCAATATCGACTTGATAAATTTACTGAAAAAACCGGAATCGGATTAAAGGACTTTTATGGTGCTTTTACCGTTTTCTTCGCCTGCCTGCTTTTTGAAAATCAACTCGCTGAATGA